The sequence TCAGGAGGTGGATCGATACTTAAATCTATGCGGTTTTTCCCGCGAATGACGGCTTCATTTTGAATATAAAAGCAATTATCGGGTTCAATTCCTTGTCGCATTGCTTCCTTTTTGAAGGTGGTTGAACCTAGGGGACAAAATTCAAGATCCAGTTCTTCTAAGAGAATTTCTATAAAATTAGTAATATAGTTTTTGTTGATTTCGTGTTCAGGTAAGGGAGTCACAATTTCTAATATCCCTTGGTTGTAAGCAATGCGAGATGATCGTTTTTCGCCCCATTCTTCTAAGATGGTTTCTAAAGTGAGCCAATTAATGTTTCTGAGTACAACTTTCCCACCAGGAGAGACTGTCATTTGATTCATCTGCAGTTGTACCATTGTTTTTGAGCTCCATTAATTCATATATCAGAACAAATTTTTTCTTAGTTTGATGCAAACATTATATTAGTTACTTTCCGGTGTTCCAAAATAATATTCTTTTAGAACATTTTTAATGAATAACGGTTCTTCAATTTTATTTTTAATATTTAGGATTCTTCGTCTTTCAGAGGTAGTTCCTCTTGGAGAAATAACTAATAGACAGCAGGTATATTTTGGGGTATGAGGACTGTTATTAAGTTTTTCTACATAGATATCTTGTAAGATATGAGATTGAAATGATTGATTTTTCCAGGGAATCGGTCTGTGGCGAATGAGAAGTTTTTCCCGATCGGCTGTAATATACGTTTTATTGCAACATTTTGCTAAGAATAGATAAGGAATATAAAAAGCTAAACTTGTACAAATTGTAGCTATGAATGGAATGGGGAAAGGCGAAAAAAAACTTCTATGAAATCTTTTATCAATTTTTCTAAGGTATATTTTTGGATGAGTTCAAAGACATACATAACAAGACCTATAGAAGGAGGAATTATAAGGAATAAATTACCATAATTGATATAAAAATTCCACTTTCTAATAATAGTTATTCGATTATCAGTAGAGTAAACCTTAATATTTTTAGGGGGCTGTTGTTGACCAAGAAAGTCATACATAATTGGCTAGATAAGTAGCATTAAATTCAGTCTCAGTTGAGTTTATTATCATTCAAAATAAAGGATGATTCTGTTTTTTGGAAATTAATTTTATAGAAACTTAATACCGTTAATTCCTCACAATAAAAGAGAGGTTGTTGAGGAAATAAAACCGCAATTCATCGAGCAATTACAGTCTTCCTCAACTTCCGTGGATAAAATTAAACTTGACTCAATGCTGCTTCTAAACGCGGTTGATCCAGTTCTTTTTGATTCAGTAATAACCAAGACTGCATCAAATCATGTCCTTTCACATCGCCAGTTAAAGCAGCGCGGAGAGACTTCATGACTAAGCCTTTTTTCACGCCATGTTCTTTGGTCACTTGTTTAACCAGTTGTTTTGCGTCTTCTTCGCTGAGTTGATTGTGTTCTTTCACGCCTTCACAGACACTGGTAATAACAGCTTTCACGCCATCTTGTTGCAGTTGTGCTTGCGCATCTGCATTCAGTTCAACCTTGTCTTGGAAGAACATTTGAGTTTGTTCAACTGCTTCGGTAAGACGGGTTAAACTGGGGGCAATGAGGGCGGTGACTTGTTCTAACCAAGGACGATTGTTTTCAAGGTCAACTTGATAGCCTGCGTCTTCCCAAAACGGAACGAGCATTTCTAAGAGTCGCGCGGGTTCCATTTTGTGGATATACTGACTATTAATCCAGTCGAGTTTTGACCAGTCAAATTTTGCTGCTGCTTTGCTGACGCGATCGAGCGTAAAAGTTTTGGCTGCTTCTTCTAAAGTAAACAGTTCTTCTGTGGAATCGGGAGGAGTCCACCCCAAAAGCGTCATATAGTTCGCCATTGCTTCGGGAACAAAGCCCATTTTATAAAAATCAGAAATGGCAGTGACATTATCTCGTTTGGAGAGTTTTTGTCCGCTTTCGTTGAGAATTAAGGGAGTATGGGCAAATTGGGGAACAGTCCCGCCAAGGGCTTCGTAAAGGAGAATTTGTTTTGCTGTATTAGCGATATGGTCTTCTCCGCGAATAACATGGCTGATTTGCATATCCATGTCATCCACAACCACAGCTAGATTATACAAGGGTTGTCCTAAATCTTCGCGACTACTCGCCCGTGCAATCACCATATCACCGCCGAGATCGCTGCCTTTCCAAGTTAACAAGCCTCGAATGTGGTCGTTCCACATAATTTCCCGAGTATCATCAATCTTGAAACGAATGACTGGTTGTCTTCCTTCCGCTTCAAAGGCTTTTTCTTGTTCTGGGGTGAGATTACGGTGACGGTTGTCGTAACGAGGGGCTTGATTCCGCGCTTTTTGGGATTCTCGCAGTTCGTTCAGTTCTTCTTCTGTGGTGTAGCAACGGTAAGCATACCCTTGATCCAAAAGCGTTTGTACGGCTTGTTTGTAGAGGTGTAGCCGTTCCGATTGAAAGTAGGGACCTTCATCCCAATGCAGCCCTAACCAAGCAAGTCCGTCTTTGATATTTTGGGTATATTCAGGGCGCGATCGCGCAAGGTCGGTATCTTCGATCCGAATAATAAATTTGCCCCCTTCATGACGGGCATAAAGCCAGTTAAAGACCGCCGTGCGGGCGGTTCCAATATGTAAATTACCAGTGGGACTCGGTGCAATACGCACTCTAACTGTCACAGCTTTTCCTCGTTCCTTTTTTCTACAAGTTTCAATATTTTCTCATCTGCTGTAATCCTGATCTAGTCTAGAATCAACAGCATTTCATCTATTCTATCAGACCAGCAAATTTCTATTTTGTTATTAGTCATTGGTCATTAGTCATTAGTCATTGGTCATTAGTCATTGGTCATTAGTCATTGATTCTTTGGTAACTGATAACTGGTCACTGGTAACTGGTCACTGATAAAGGACGTTAAAATTTGATAACAAGCCTTATCTTCAGATTGCATCCATGATCCTTGTTATTGATAATTACGATAGTTTTACTTATAATCTCGTTCAGTATTTGGGAGAACTCGGTCGCGAGTTTGCCGTTGCCGAAGATATCCGCGTCTATCGCAACGATGAAATTGATCTCAGCGCGATCGCGCAACTGAATCCCAGTGGGATTGTAATTTCCCCAGGACCTGGCAGACCCGACGATGCAGGAATTTCTCTGGAATTAATCCGTCAATTTGCCCCGACAATTCCGATTCTTGGGGTGTGTCTCGGTCATCAGTGTATTGGACAAGTTTATGGCGGAACCGTTACCAATGCGGGAGAATTAATGCACGGCAAAACCTCCCCCGTCTATCATACGGGAGAAGGGGTCTTTGCGAATCTTGAAAACCCGTTTACCGCCACTCGCTATCATAGTTTAGTCATTGCCCGAGAAACCCTTCCTAGCGTTTTAGAACTCACCGCCTGGGTGGAAGATGGGACAATTATGGGGGTACGCCATCGGGATTATCCTCACTTGCAAGGAGTACAATTTCACCCCGAAAGCATCTTAACTGAGTCTGGAAAAAAACTCCTGCAAAATTTCTTGGTATCCTTAACAGAGCCCAGTGTTAAGGTAGCTTAGGTGTGATGATAAAGCGACGCAAAGTAATTCAGTATATCGGGTTTGGTGCATTAACGACCGTTGGTGCAATGGTACTTTCTCCCCAAAGTTACCAGGCGCAAACTGCTTCTTCCCAAGTTGAAATTACATGGTTAGGACATACGGCTTTTTTATTTAGTAATAACGAATATCGGATTTTAGTCAATCCCTTTAAGCCCATTGGCTGTACCGCAGGTTACTCTGCACCAGAAGTGAATGCGGATTTAGTTATGATTAGCAGTCAACTCTTTGATGAAGGGGGTGGTGTTGCTAACTTACCCAATAATCCGCGAGTCCTTTTTGAACCAGGATTATATCAATTTGAAGGGAAAGATATCCAAGGCATTAGTATGCCTCATGATCGCGAAGGGGGACGGCGTTTTGGCACTAATATTGCATGGTCTTGGCAACAAGGGGGATTGAAAATTCTGCACTTGGGTGGGGCTGCTGCACCGCTAGAATTTGATCAGAAAGTTCTGATGGGGAAACCCGATGTGGTGATTGTTCCCGTGGGAGGGGGACCGAAAGCCTATACTCCTGAACTGGCTAAACAAGCAATTGAAACCTTACAACCGAAATTAGTTATCCCCAGTCATTATCGCACGGCTGCTGCTGATGAAAATGCCTGTGATTTAGTTGCGGTGGATGAATTTACTCAATTATTGAACCCCAGTTCTGTTGAAACTTTAAATAGTAATCAAATTACTTTAACACCGAATTCTTTATCAGAACAAATGCAAGTGAAGATTATGAGTAGTGATGCGTTAATGGCTAAGAATTAGTCATTAGTCATTCGGCAGAGACATTCCATGGAAAATCTGTACACTGGTTATTAAAACTCATAACGAAGAACAAAGAACAAAGAACAAAGAACAAATTATGTCCATATCAAAAGCAGAATATCAACAGCGTCGTGAAACGTTAATGGAAAAAATCGGTCAAGGAACGGCTATTTTTCGTAGTGCACCAATGGCGGTTATGCACAATGATGTTGAATATCGGTTTCGTCAAGATAGTGACTTTTATTATTTAACGGGGTTTGATGAAGAAGAAGCAGTTTTAGTTCTCGCACCCCATCATGAAGAACATCAATTTGTGTTATTTGTGCAACCGAAAGATTTAGAAAAAGAAACTTGGACGGGATATCGCGTTGGGGTAGAAGCTGCTAAGGAAAAATTCGGTGCGGATGAAGCATATCCGATTAATGAATTAGACGAAAAACTTCCGCAATATTTAGAAAAAGCGGATTGTATTTATTATCATTTTGGACGGGATGAAGCCTTTAATGATACCGTTTTAAATCATTGGCGGAAACTGGTGCGACAGTATCAGAAAAAAGGAATTGCTCCAGGCGCGATCGCGGAAACCAATTTTATTTTACATCCGTTACGGCAAGTTAAAACAGCAGAGGAAATTAGTCTCATTCGCAAAGCTGTAGAAATTGGTGTTGAAGCCCACAACCAAGCACTGAAAATTGCAAAACCAGGGGTTTACGAATACGAAGTTCAAGCGGAAATTGAATATATTTTTAGTAAACATGGCGCAATGTCTCCCGCTTATCCCAGCATTGTTGCTTCGGGAGAAAATGCTTGCATTCTCCACTACATTGAAAACAGTAAACAACTGCAAGAGAATGATTTACTCTTAATTGATGCGGGGTGTTGTTATGACTATTACAACTCAGATATTACCCGCACCTTTCCTGTCAGTGGCAAATTTACAGGGGAACAAAAAGCGATTTATGAAATTGTTTTAGAAGCACAATTAAAAGCCATTGAACAAGTGAAAGCAGGGAATCCTTATAATCAATTTCATGATACCGCCCTTCGCGTTTTAGTAGAAGGATTAATGGATTTAGGAATTCTAAAAGGGGATATTGAAGAGATTATTAAAGAAGAAAAATATAAGCCCTATTATATGCACAAAACAGGACATTGGTTAGGGATTGATGTTCATGATGTGGGCGGTTATAAATTAGGAGAAGAACATTGGCAAACCCTACAACCAGGCAATATTTTAACGGTGGAACCAGGGCTTTATCTCTCGCCTCATGCGAAACCAGCCGAAGGACAACCCGAACTTCCTGAAAAGTGGCATGGAATTGGGGTCAGAATTGAAGATGATGTCCTTGTCACAACAGAAGGAAATGAAGTTTTAAGTGCAGGTGTTCCAAAATCTGTGGAGGATATGGAAAGCAAGGGTTAGTCATTGACAAGGGAGACAAATAACAAATGACAATTACAAAAAGTTCGATTATTTCCCAAGAACAAGCCCTTTCTCTAGTTGAAGAAATCATTCAAAAATCGCAAGCAGATGGGGTATTTGTTACAGTTAATGCAGAAGATTCTGCATTGAGTCGGTTTAGTGAAAACCAAATTACGCAAAATCTCAATCGCACTCAAGTTAGAATCACCATTACCAGCTATTACGGGAAACAAAGTGCGTCGGCTGCAACAACAGAGTTAGATTCCGCTTCCATTCAAGAAACTTTAGAGCGTTCCCAAATGTTAGCCCAAGTTGCACCGGAAGATCCCGAATGGGTGGAACTGCTACCGCCTCAAGATTATGAATCTCGTACTCCGGTGTATGATGAAGCAACTGCAACCTTTTCACCATTAGAACGCGGAGAAATTATCCAACAGGTGACTCAGCACTGTCAAGAAAAAGGGGTTGAGGGGTCTGGAACGCTCAGTAGTCGGGTAAAATTGCAAGCAATTGGCAATTCTAAAGGGTTACGGGCTGCTAATGCGGGAACAGATGCCAACTTTAGTTTAACCGCTCGGGTTGAAAGTGGATCGAGTTGGAATCAACGCAGTAGCTATGCTCTAAATCAGTTACCATTTCAAGATATTACAGAAAAAGTCATCGATCGCGCGATCGCGTCCCAAAATCCCCAAGCCATCGCACCAGGAACTTATCCAGTCATCTTTGATCCCGCAGCCTTTGCCGATATTTTACCCTGGGTAATATGGAATTTAGACGCACGCGCAGCCGACGAAGGACGATCCTTTATGTCTTCTCCAGAAGGAGGAAACCGTCTGGGAGAACAACTGTTTAGTCCAAATCTAGAAGTGTGGCGCGATGCAAGTCATCCCCTATTACAAATGGGGACGTTTTTCAGCGATGGTTTACCGAACACCCGCTTACCCATTATTCAAGATGGAACCGTCCAAAACTTAACTTACAGTCGTTATTGGGCGCAACAGAAAGAAACTTCGCCAACGGGTG comes from Halothece sp. PCC 7418 and encodes:
- a CDS encoding Uma2 family endonuclease — its product is MVQLQMNQMTVSPGGKVVLRNINWLTLETILEEWGEKRSSRIAYNQGILEIVTPLPEHEINKNYITNFIEILLEELDLEFCPLGSTTFKKEAMRQGIEPDNCFYIQNEAVIRGKNRIDLSIDPPPDLALEIEVTSRSYPEIYAALGVPELWQFKQEKLSINLLREGRYQTSVKSMIFPQLNLVDAIPRFLRDCKTQGRNQTMKAFRHWVREQL
- the gltX gene encoding glutamate--tRNA ligase; the encoded protein is MTVRVRIAPSPTGNLHIGTARTAVFNWLYARHEGGKFIIRIEDTDLARSRPEYTQNIKDGLAWLGLHWDEGPYFQSERLHLYKQAVQTLLDQGYAYRCYTTEEELNELRESQKARNQAPRYDNRHRNLTPEQEKAFEAEGRQPVIRFKIDDTREIMWNDHIRGLLTWKGSDLGGDMVIARASSREDLGQPLYNLAVVVDDMDMQISHVIRGEDHIANTAKQILLYEALGGTVPQFAHTPLILNESGQKLSKRDNVTAISDFYKMGFVPEAMANYMTLLGWTPPDSTEELFTLEEAAKTFTLDRVSKAAAKFDWSKLDWINSQYIHKMEPARLLEMLVPFWEDAGYQVDLENNRPWLEQVTALIAPSLTRLTEAVEQTQMFFQDKVELNADAQAQLQQDGVKAVITSVCEGVKEHNQLSEEDAKQLVKQVTKEHGVKKGLVMKSLRAALTGDVKGHDLMQSWLLLNQKELDQPRLEAALSQV
- a CDS encoding aminodeoxychorismate/anthranilate synthase component II, yielding MILVIDNYDSFTYNLVQYLGELGREFAVAEDIRVYRNDEIDLSAIAQLNPSGIVISPGPGRPDDAGISLELIRQFAPTIPILGVCLGHQCIGQVYGGTVTNAGELMHGKTSPVYHTGEGVFANLENPFTATRYHSLVIARETLPSVLELTAWVEDGTIMGVRHRDYPHLQGVQFHPESILTESGKKLLQNFLVSLTEPSVKVA
- a CDS encoding MBL fold metallo-hydrolase, which gives rise to MIKRRKVIQYIGFGALTTVGAMVLSPQSYQAQTASSQVEITWLGHTAFLFSNNEYRILVNPFKPIGCTAGYSAPEVNADLVMISSQLFDEGGGVANLPNNPRVLFEPGLYQFEGKDIQGISMPHDREGGRRFGTNIAWSWQQGGLKILHLGGAAAPLEFDQKVLMGKPDVVIVPVGGGPKAYTPELAKQAIETLQPKLVIPSHYRTAAADENACDLVAVDEFTQLLNPSSVETLNSNQITLTPNSLSEQMQVKIMSSDALMAKN
- a CDS encoding aminopeptidase P N-terminal domain-containing protein, encoding MSISKAEYQQRRETLMEKIGQGTAIFRSAPMAVMHNDVEYRFRQDSDFYYLTGFDEEEAVLVLAPHHEEHQFVLFVQPKDLEKETWTGYRVGVEAAKEKFGADEAYPINELDEKLPQYLEKADCIYYHFGRDEAFNDTVLNHWRKLVRQYQKKGIAPGAIAETNFILHPLRQVKTAEEISLIRKAVEIGVEAHNQALKIAKPGVYEYEVQAEIEYIFSKHGAMSPAYPSIVASGENACILHYIENSKQLQENDLLLIDAGCCYDYYNSDITRTFPVSGKFTGEQKAIYEIVLEAQLKAIEQVKAGNPYNQFHDTALRVLVEGLMDLGILKGDIEEIIKEEKYKPYYMHKTGHWLGIDVHDVGGYKLGEEHWQTLQPGNILTVEPGLYLSPHAKPAEGQPELPEKWHGIGVRIEDDVLVTTEGNEVLSAGVPKSVEDMESKG
- a CDS encoding TldD/PmbA family protein, which codes for MTITKSSIISQEQALSLVEEIIQKSQADGVFVTVNAEDSALSRFSENQITQNLNRTQVRITITSYYGKQSASAATTELDSASIQETLERSQMLAQVAPEDPEWVELLPPQDYESRTPVYDEATATFSPLERGEIIQQVTQHCQEKGVEGSGTLSSRVKLQAIGNSKGLRAANAGTDANFSLTARVESGSSWNQRSSYALNQLPFQDITEKVIDRAIASQNPQAIAPGTYPVIFDPAAFADILPWVIWNLDARAADEGRSFMSSPEGGNRLGEQLFSPNLEVWRDASHPLLQMGTFFSDGLPNTRLPIIQDGTVQNLTYSRYWAQQKETSPTGAFYPMVMSGSDKSLADLIAETDRAIFVSRAWYVRYVNPRTLEVTGMTRDGTFWVENGKLAYPIKNLRFNQNLPEMLNQIEDLSQVQRFNGTVVPGVRVKAFNFSSVTDSI